A single genomic interval of Chitinophaga sp. 180180018-3 harbors:
- a CDS encoding iron-sulfur cluster-binding domain-containing protein, which produces MNNVQIWRAACIIPETASAVTIKFNTDGQPFIYKPGQFINLTLIINDQAVTRSYSLSSVPGIDHQPAITVKAVAGGIMSNYIITHAAAIKDWQISGPYGSFAPTEATYSAKHIVLLAGGSGITPLYSIARSVVGHSPETNVTLIYANRTQNDSIFRKDIASWQENYRGRINVHYAFSAHEGEDAGNFIKGRLNKLVTRKLIKQGIEKPQEDVHYFICGPAGLMKMHHEMLETWQVPASNIFMEWFSPEPIKEDEVLPQTPQEVLLHFYEQSNLLDVSVGKTILEAALEDKIPLPYSCKGGTCGICTAKLTAGKVKMRNNYALRPSDIDDGMILLCQSFPLTADVTVEIG; this is translated from the coding sequence ATGAACAATGTTCAGATCTGGCGAGCAGCCTGTATTATTCCGGAAACTGCATCGGCAGTAACCATTAAGTTTAATACAGACGGTCAGCCTTTTATATACAAGCCCGGACAATTTATCAATCTTACTTTAATTATCAATGACCAGGCCGTCACCAGGTCCTATTCTTTAAGTTCTGTACCGGGTATAGATCATCAGCCGGCCATCACTGTAAAAGCAGTGGCCGGCGGAATTATGAGTAATTATATCATTACGCATGCCGCAGCAATAAAAGATTGGCAGATTTCTGGCCCCTATGGCTCATTTGCTCCCACTGAAGCAACCTATTCGGCAAAACATATCGTACTGCTGGCGGGTGGAAGTGGCATTACACCATTGTATAGTATTGCAAGATCCGTGGTTGGCCATTCTCCGGAAACCAATGTTACGCTGATTTACGCGAACCGGACACAAAATGACAGCATCTTTAGAAAGGACATTGCATCCTGGCAGGAAAATTATCGCGGAAGAATTAATGTTCATTATGCGTTTTCCGCCCATGAAGGTGAGGATGCAGGAAACTTTATCAAAGGACGACTGAATAAACTGGTTACCCGCAAACTTATTAAACAAGGGATTGAAAAACCCCAAGAGGATGTTCATTATTTTATTTGCGGCCCTGCCGGATTGATGAAAATGCACCATGAGATGCTGGAAACCTGGCAGGTGCCGGCCAGCAATATCTTTATGGAATGGTTTTCTCCTGAGCCAATCAAGGAAGATGAAGTATTGCCACAGACGCCGCAGGAGGTATTACTGCATTTCTATGAACAATCCAATTTGTTAGATGTGAGTGTAGGTAAAACTATCCTGGAAGCTGCGCTGGAAGATAAAATACCGCTTCCCTATTCCTGTAAAGGCGGTACCTGCGGAATTTGTACAGCAAAACTCACAGCTGGCAAAGTAAAAATGCGTAACAACTATGCATTAAGACCGTCGGACATCGATGATGGAATGATTTTGCTATGCCAGAGTTTTCCCCTTACAGCCGACGTCACCGTGGAAATAGGATAA
- a CDS encoding heavy-metal-associated domain-containing protein — translation METVQFKTNIKCSGCIAAVTPVLNEVAGQDNWEVDLQSPDKLLVVSTDKAGKEQIQQAIEKAGYKAEAIA, via the coding sequence ATGGAAACAGTACAGTTCAAAACAAACATTAAATGCTCAGGTTGCATCGCCGCCGTTACTCCTGTATTAAATGAGGTAGCGGGTCAGGATAATTGGGAAGTAGATCTTCAGAGCCCGGATAAGTTATTAGTAGTTTCTACAGATAAGGCAGGAAAAGAGCAAATACAGCAGGCTATCGAAAAGGCAGGCTATAAAGCGGAAGCAATAGCATAG
- a CDS encoding AraC family transcriptional regulator: MEIVSVKNMVCHRCIIIVTQNVEKLNLGLQKVSLGELIFATQITAEQKNQLKEILISFGFEVIDDEKTRIAERIKHIIINLVHYQQEEINSNLSDILSNDLNCVYNYLSGLFSEITGQTIEKYYISQKIERVKELLDYDELTLSEIANCLNYSSVSYLSNQFKKVAGLPPSMYKQLDCERRKSLDRI, encoded by the coding sequence ATGGAAATAGTTAGCGTAAAAAATATGGTCTGCCACCGTTGTATTATTATTGTTACGCAAAATGTTGAAAAACTGAATCTGGGGCTACAAAAAGTCTCTCTTGGAGAATTGATTTTTGCAACCCAAATAACAGCGGAACAAAAAAATCAGTTAAAAGAAATCCTGATATCCTTTGGCTTTGAAGTGATAGATGATGAGAAAACACGGATAGCGGAAAGGATAAAGCATATTATAATTAACCTCGTCCATTATCAGCAGGAAGAGATCAATAGTAATCTTTCAGACATCCTAAGCAACGATCTGAATTGCGTTTACAATTATCTATCCGGCCTATTTTCTGAAATAACAGGCCAAACAATCGAAAAGTACTACATCTCCCAGAAGATAGAGCGGGTCAAGGAGTTGTTGGATTATGATGAACTTACCCTAAGCGAAATTGCCAATTGTCTTAACTATTCCAGTGTGTCTTACCTGAGCAACCAATTTAAAAAGGTTGCGGGATTGCCTCCAAGCATGTATAAACAGCTTGATTGCGAAAGGCGGAAGTCGCTCGATAGAATATAA